A window of Aptenodytes patagonicus unplaced genomic scaffold, bAptPat1.pri.cur scaffold_636, whole genome shotgun sequence contains these coding sequences:
- the LOC143174043 gene encoding oxaloacetate tautomerase FAHD2B, mitochondrial-like isoform X1: MLGSAPPPPPGNLLCLHRGPWCWDLPSHQDPSCAGICPFPLAPRACAGCGPSSPHCRVSAPRDPARAKSPAPSTLGWGPRPVPGSTWGGIPRIRSPVPRRWRMRLPGAMRLVRFRGAGGGEPRLGLEEAAGGSLVDLSAAEPALPRSMRAFLETGQSGLAAARRALESGRHRLPRGTVRLLAPVGDPEKVICVGLNYRDHCLEQDVKIPKEPIIFSKFPSAIIGPFDDIVHPQESSEVDWEVELAAVIGKKGRHIEESSALDHVVGFTVANDVSARDWQMRRNGRQWLLGKTFDTFCPLGPALVTKDAVADVHNLSIRCSVNGRLMQDSSTSQLIFRLPKLIAWVSRFVTLVPGDILLTGTPPGVGVFRKPPVFLKRGDEVQCEIEELGTICNKVV; this comes from the exons ATGCTGGgatctgccccccccccacccccagggaATCTACTCTGCCTCCACCGGGGTCCCTGGTGCTGGGATCTCCCCTCCCACCAGGATCCCTCCTGTGCCGGGATCTGCCCCTTCCCCCTCGCCCCAAGGGCCTGTGCAGGATGCGGCCCCTCCTCGCCCCACTGCAGGGTCTCGGCCCCCAGGGATCCCGCCCGGGCAAAATCCCCGGCCCCAagcaccctggggtgggggcCACGGCCGGTGCCGGGATCCACTTGGGGCGGGATCCCGAGGATCCGGTCCCCGGTGCCCCGCAGGTGGCGGATGCGGCTGCCGGGGGCCATGCGGCTGGTGCGGTtccggggggccgggggaggcgagccccggctggggctggaggaggcggcCGGGGGGAGCCTGGTGGACCTGAGCGCGGCCGAGCCGGCGCTGCCCCGCTCCATGCGCGCCTTCCTGGAGACCGGCCAGAGCGGCCTGGCCGCCGCCCGACG GGCGCTGGAGTCGGGCCGGCACCGGCTGCCGCGGGGGACGGTGCGGCTCCTGGCGCCCGTCGGGGACCCGGAGAAGGTGATCTGCGTGGGGCTCAACTACCGCGACCACTGCCTGGAGCAGGACGTGAAGATCCCCAAGGAGCCCATCATCTTCAGCAAGTTCCCcagcgccatcatcgggcccttcGATGACATCGTGCACCCCCAGGAGAGCAGC gaggtGGACTGGGAGGTAGAGCTGGCCGCCGTCATCGGGAAGAAGGGGCGGCACATCGAG GAGTCGTCGGCGCTGGACCACGTCGTGGGCTTCACGGTGGCCAACGACGTCAGCGCCCGGGACTGGCAGATGAGGAGGAACGGGAGGCAGTGGCTGCTGGGGAAAACCTTCGACACCTTCTGTCCCCTGGGGCCGGCCCTTGTCACCAAGGACGCGGTGGCAG ACGTCCACAACCTGAGCATCCGCTGCAGCGTCAACGGGCGGCTGATGCaggacagcagcaccagccagctcATCTTCAGGCTGCCCAAACTCATCGCCTGGGTCTCCCG gttcgTCACGCTGGTCCCTGGGGACATCTTGCTGACGGGAACCCCTCCCGGCGTGGGGGT
- the LOC143174043 gene encoding oxaloacetate tautomerase FAHD2B, mitochondrial-like isoform X2, with the protein MRLPGAMRLVRFRGAGGGEPRLGLEEAAGGSLVDLSAAEPALPRSMRAFLETGQSGLAAARRALESGRHRLPRGTVRLLAPVGDPEKVICVGLNYRDHCLEQDVKIPKEPIIFSKFPSAIIGPFDDIVHPQESSEVDWEVELAAVIGKKGRHIEESSALDHVVGFTVANDVSARDWQMRRNGRQWLLGKTFDTFCPLGPALVTKDAVADVHNLSIRCSVNGRLMQDSSTSQLIFRLPKLIAWVSRFVTLVPGDILLTGTPPGVGVFRKPPVFLKRGDEVQCEIEELGTICNKVV; encoded by the exons ATGCGGCTGCCGGGGGCCATGCGGCTGGTGCGGTtccggggggccgggggaggcgagccccggctggggctggaggaggcggcCGGGGGGAGCCTGGTGGACCTGAGCGCGGCCGAGCCGGCGCTGCCCCGCTCCATGCGCGCCTTCCTGGAGACCGGCCAGAGCGGCCTGGCCGCCGCCCGACG GGCGCTGGAGTCGGGCCGGCACCGGCTGCCGCGGGGGACGGTGCGGCTCCTGGCGCCCGTCGGGGACCCGGAGAAGGTGATCTGCGTGGGGCTCAACTACCGCGACCACTGCCTGGAGCAGGACGTGAAGATCCCCAAGGAGCCCATCATCTTCAGCAAGTTCCCcagcgccatcatcgggcccttcGATGACATCGTGCACCCCCAGGAGAGCAGC gaggtGGACTGGGAGGTAGAGCTGGCCGCCGTCATCGGGAAGAAGGGGCGGCACATCGAG GAGTCGTCGGCGCTGGACCACGTCGTGGGCTTCACGGTGGCCAACGACGTCAGCGCCCGGGACTGGCAGATGAGGAGGAACGGGAGGCAGTGGCTGCTGGGGAAAACCTTCGACACCTTCTGTCCCCTGGGGCCGGCCCTTGTCACCAAGGACGCGGTGGCAG ACGTCCACAACCTGAGCATCCGCTGCAGCGTCAACGGGCGGCTGATGCaggacagcagcaccagccagctcATCTTCAGGCTGCCCAAACTCATCGCCTGGGTCTCCCG gttcgTCACGCTGGTCCCTGGGGACATCTTGCTGACGGGAACCCCTCCCGGCGTGGGGGT